The following are encoded in a window of Arctopsyche grandis isolate Sample6627 chromosome 2, ASM5162203v2, whole genome shotgun sequence genomic DNA:
- the LOC143922284 gene encoding uncharacterized protein LOC143922284: MESHCPLINKAKHQPFVKPPRHRARKPLLPKIDGRQISSQSMTENIEASLRDLVISPVIASGSTPITDELMGIPSDKCPLCGAPYDDAHDVVDCPLNEISPVIASGSTPITDELMGIPSDKCPLCGAPYDNAHDVVDCPLNES, encoded by the exons ATGga GTCGCATTGTCCTCTTATCAATAAGGCTAAACACCAACCCTTTGTGAAACCGCCACGACACAGAGCAA gaaaacCATTGCTACCAAAAATTGATGGCAGGCagat aagCTCTCAATCGATGACAGAAAATATAGAAGCGAGCCTTCGAGACCTAGTAATTAGCCCCGTCATTGCTTCGGGATCCACCCCAATAACGGATGAACTTATGGGTATTCCAAGTGACAAGTGCCCTTTGTGCGGAGCGCCTTACGACGACGCCCATGATGT AGTGGACTGCCCACTAAATGAAATTAGCCCCGTCATTGCTTCGGGATCCACCCCAATAACGGATGAACTTATGGGTATTCCAAGTGACAAGTGCCCTTTGTGCGGAGCGCCTTACGACAACGCCCATGATGT AGTGGACTGCCCACTAAATGAAAGTTAA